The Achromobacter deleyi genome has a window encoding:
- a CDS encoding ATP-binding protein, whose protein sequence is MQKQDTPFARITRTSRWLNFALFGILPLALVLVGALYWGLNRIVEQERERLKLDFSILVGYIHAQEQFLGKLRSQSASLPPENVSTSISLRASAVEERFGMQLFEGQNTAAEMAFSLACEDSQDCPTAGRRLANLGGYLANFYSTYWASSYYPASTIFLVNRADSISLSVPAVGAYSGYERLSPQGFLAVTDSVRAELRRLQEVRQRMIDQDLPIRSELTGTNRVHWFRADGLPGSMLGLIYADMPQAVWTSTPGTASAVYAATQFNHQRINIFEKTMRRPLHGGFWLSHRDEGMLLGDEGLRPAVARDGLRYTAEGMVLRITDSSGLWSGVYRVSYAAFFHDNLWLPIIAGLLLLLSLGGGIVSMRWYSRRVIAPALDAQRDIVEKEEFSRTLIETAPVALCVLSRPAGEVVFGNSLALQWLGAEAGRQLENSPEANSFLRQVLSSAGPGTIANFHATDGRPLYVAYAPTRYNNQDVVLCAFSDISARAVIEHTLAEAKREADKASEAKSTFLATMSHEIRTPLYGVLGTLELMSLTKLDNEQRQHLERMQSSSAILLQLISDILDITKIETGQLVLESTEFNPRELVQSCTNAYAAMAEQKALLLFCCVDVAVPEWMTGDAARIRQILSNLLSNAIKFSDSGHVIVRLTVAKVVADKTHLMLQVVDTGIGIGKQEQTQLFVPFYQINSSSHTVRGTGIGLSICARLAKLMGSEIRVTSELGLGSSFSLELPLQVVPGQPVNAPDLRNICVLVRSPHHELTENICLWLKRWGAQAVPAPAPLPVGTPDEVLLDVLYHGNLDVLDWAGHHVLASAAGKPPSSHTIKVIPSVEHIAAGILAALRGEQTVMPGPEIGALAPLGLSILVAEDNPINQATLQHQLEQLGCEVTLSSDGAEALMFWGVSSYDVVLTDVNMPRMNGYDLARELRAMGATIPIIGVTANAMREEEERCLAAGMTSWLVKPIGLSTLRRHLEGRGSRSPGIAEAMARPRPERPQEPAPAVPAKYRALFMTTMEADLAEMEQALDTGDQRLLAKSLHRMRGALSVMKMTALTERLEALEAALRNDGLDAAARLEGEAVAGSLRGMLAEI, encoded by the coding sequence ATGCAAAAGCAGGACACGCCCTTTGCCAGGATCACGCGTACCTCACGCTGGCTGAATTTCGCCTTGTTCGGGATTTTGCCCCTGGCGCTGGTCCTGGTGGGGGCGCTCTACTGGGGCCTGAATCGCATCGTCGAGCAGGAGCGCGAACGCCTGAAACTGGATTTCTCGATCCTGGTCGGGTATATCCATGCGCAAGAGCAGTTCCTGGGCAAGCTGCGCTCGCAGAGCGCTTCCCTGCCCCCTGAAAACGTCTCGACCTCGATTTCCCTGCGCGCGTCCGCAGTGGAGGAACGCTTTGGAATGCAGCTCTTCGAGGGGCAGAATACCGCGGCGGAAATGGCGTTCTCGCTGGCATGCGAAGACTCCCAGGATTGCCCCACGGCGGGTCGCCGGCTGGCGAACCTGGGCGGCTACCTGGCTAATTTCTATAGCACCTACTGGGCGTCGTCCTATTACCCCGCCTCCACGATCTTTCTGGTCAATCGGGCCGACAGCATCAGCCTGAGCGTGCCCGCGGTCGGCGCCTATTCCGGCTATGAACGGCTGAGTCCCCAGGGGTTCCTGGCCGTCACGGATTCCGTGCGGGCGGAATTGCGCCGTCTGCAGGAGGTCCGCCAGCGCATGATCGACCAGGACTTGCCGATCAGATCCGAACTGACCGGCACCAATCGCGTTCATTGGTTCAGGGCCGATGGGCTGCCCGGCAGCATGCTGGGCCTGATCTACGCGGACATGCCGCAAGCCGTATGGACCAGCACGCCGGGCACGGCGTCCGCCGTCTACGCCGCGACGCAGTTCAATCATCAACGGATCAACATTTTCGAGAAAACCATGCGCCGGCCGCTCCATGGCGGATTCTGGCTGTCGCATCGCGACGAAGGCATGCTGCTCGGCGATGAGGGCCTGCGCCCTGCCGTGGCCCGCGATGGCCTCCGATATACGGCCGAAGGCATGGTGCTGCGCATCACGGACTCCTCGGGTCTGTGGTCAGGCGTATACCGGGTGAGCTACGCCGCCTTTTTCCACGACAATCTCTGGCTGCCCATCATCGCCGGCCTGTTGCTTTTGCTGAGTTTGGGGGGCGGGATCGTCTCCATGCGCTGGTACAGCCGCCGCGTCATCGCGCCGGCATTGGACGCGCAACGCGACATCGTCGAAAAGGAGGAATTCAGCCGCACCCTGATTGAAACCGCGCCCGTGGCGTTATGCGTGCTGTCCCGTCCGGCCGGCGAGGTTGTCTTTGGAAACAGCCTGGCGCTGCAATGGCTGGGTGCGGAAGCCGGGCGTCAACTTGAGAACTCGCCGGAGGCCAATTCATTCCTGCGGCAGGTCCTGAGCTCGGCGGGCCCGGGCACGATAGCCAATTTCCATGCCACCGATGGCCGGCCGCTCTATGTCGCCTATGCCCCGACGCGGTACAACAATCAGGACGTCGTGCTCTGCGCCTTTTCCGACATCAGCGCCCGCGCGGTCATCGAACACACCCTGGCCGAAGCCAAACGGGAGGCAGACAAGGCCAGCGAGGCCAAGTCGACGTTCCTGGCGACGATGAGCCACGAGATCCGCACGCCGCTCTACGGGGTGCTCGGCACGCTGGAACTGATGAGCCTGACCAAACTCGATAATGAGCAGCGCCAGCATCTGGAGCGCATGCAGAGTTCATCGGCGATTCTGCTGCAGCTGATCAGCGATATCCTGGACATCACCAAGATCGAGACCGGCCAGCTCGTGCTGGAATCCACGGAGTTCAACCCGCGCGAACTCGTCCAGAGCTGCACCAACGCCTATGCCGCGATGGCGGAACAGAAGGCGCTGCTGCTTTTTTGCTGCGTGGACGTTGCCGTGCCCGAATGGATGACGGGCGACGCCGCGCGCATCCGCCAGATACTCAGCAATCTGTTGAGCAATGCCATCAAGTTCAGCGACTCGGGCCATGTGATCGTGCGCCTGACGGTGGCAAAGGTTGTGGCGGACAAGACGCACCTGATGCTTCAGGTCGTCGATACGGGCATCGGCATCGGCAAGCAGGAGCAGACTCAGCTCTTCGTCCCCTTCTATCAGATCAACAGCAGCTCGCACACGGTGCGAGGCACCGGCATCGGCCTGTCCATTTGCGCGCGCCTGGCCAAGCTGATGGGCAGCGAGATACGCGTCACCAGCGAACTCGGGCTGGGCAGCAGCTTTTCGCTCGAATTGCCGCTCCAGGTCGTGCCGGGGCAGCCCGTGAATGCACCCGACCTGCGCAATATCTGCGTTCTTGTCCGCAGCCCCCACCACGAGCTTACCGAGAACATCTGCCTCTGGCTCAAGCGCTGGGGTGCGCAGGCGGTCCCGGCGCCCGCGCCCCTGCCCGTGGGTACGCCGGACGAAGTTCTGCTCGACGTGCTGTACCACGGCAATCTTGATGTTCTGGACTGGGCTGGCCATCACGTGCTGGCCAGCGCCGCAGGCAAACCGCCGTCCTCCCACACCATAAAAGTCATTCCCAGTGTGGAGCACATTGCCGCCGGCATACTTGCGGCGCTGCGGGGCGAGCAGACGGTAATGCCGGGCCCCGAAATCGGCGCTTTGGCGCCGTTGGGCCTGTCTATCCTGGTGGCTGAAGACAATCCGATCAACCAGGCCACGCTGCAACATCAGCTTGAGCAGCTGGGCTGCGAGGTCACGCTGTCGTCGGACGGCGCCGAGGCGCTCATGTTCTGGGGAGTGTCTTCCTATGATGTCGTGCTGACCGACGTCAACATGCCACGCATGAATGGCTACGACCTTGCGCGCGAGTTGCGCGCCATGGGCGCGACCATCCCGATCATCGGCGTTACGGCCAACGCCATGCGCGAGGAAGAGGAGCGCTGTCTGGCGGCTGGAATGACGTCGTGGCTGGTCAAGCCGATAGGCTTGAGCACGTTGCGCCGCCACCTCGAGGGCCGCGGGTCACGGTCTCCCGGCATTGCGGAGGCCATGGCCCGGCCGCGGCCCGAGCGCCCGCAAGAGCCTGCTCCGGCGGTTCCCGCCAAGTACCGGGCACTGTTCATGACGACGATGGAGGCCGATCTGGCGGAGATGGAGCAGGCGCTGGATACGGGCGATCAGCGCTTGCTCGCCAAGAGCCTGCACCGGATGCGCGGCGCGCTCAGCGTGATGAAAATGACGGCATTGACCGAACGCCTGGAGGCCCTGGAAGCCGCCCTGCGCAACGACGGGCTGGATGCCGCCGCGCGCCTTGAGGGTGAAGCGGTGGCGGGCTCGTTGCGCGGTATGTTGGCGGAAATCTGA
- a CDS encoding EAL domain-containing response regulator: protein MKQLSDYRILIVDDHAFQCVHLADLLESAGFGHPDVATSAQAALSKIGLQPYHLVLIDLNMADMDGVQFIDRLAKLHHNPMLAIVSACPRRIMNSVALMAKEKGLAVLGTFSKPLTSDHARQLASQLRQSRAEPAKPRPPAEVDTVFDRGVLEHALALGQLCAWFQPKKALASGRIVSAEALARWQHPDFGFMLPGSFLTAVRRHGLDRMLLLRMLEDALDAHLHWRHQGYRIPVSVNLPTQLLDDPGLPDELERVVLERGVAAQEISFELLEDETTTIQGQYYMGASRLRLKGFGLAQDDFGRGYSSMYSLISTPFTELKIDRAFVSGAASDEGRAAALVSSVQLGRQLGLQVTAEGVETSKDLEFLRRIGCDCAQGFLISAAVDINAFSNLLAMERHTMDPSLL, encoded by the coding sequence ATGAAGCAGCTGTCCGACTACAGAATTCTGATCGTGGACGACCACGCCTTCCAGTGCGTCCACTTGGCGGATTTGCTGGAGTCGGCGGGATTCGGCCACCCGGATGTCGCCACGTCGGCCCAGGCGGCGTTGAGCAAAATCGGCCTGCAGCCCTACCACCTGGTGCTGATCGACCTGAATATGGCGGACATGGACGGCGTGCAGTTCATCGACAGGCTGGCCAAGCTGCATCACAATCCAATGCTGGCGATAGTCTCGGCATGTCCCCGGAGGATCATGAACAGCGTCGCGCTGATGGCAAAGGAAAAGGGGCTTGCGGTGCTGGGCACGTTCTCCAAGCCCCTGACATCCGATCACGCGAGGCAGCTGGCCAGCCAGCTGCGCCAGAGCCGCGCCGAGCCCGCCAAGCCCCGGCCCCCGGCCGAGGTCGACACCGTATTTGATCGCGGAGTCCTGGAACATGCCCTGGCGCTAGGACAGCTATGCGCCTGGTTTCAGCCCAAGAAGGCCCTGGCCAGCGGGCGCATCGTCAGCGCCGAGGCGCTGGCCCGCTGGCAGCACCCCGATTTTGGCTTCATGCTGCCCGGATCATTCCTGACCGCGGTGCGCCGGCACGGCCTGGACCGCATGCTGCTCCTGCGCATGCTGGAGGATGCCCTGGATGCGCATCTGCACTGGCGCCACCAGGGATACCGGATTCCGGTTTCCGTCAACCTTCCCACCCAGCTGCTGGATGATCCTGGCCTGCCCGACGAGCTTGAGCGCGTGGTGCTGGAGCGCGGCGTGGCGGCGCAGGAAATATCCTTTGAATTGCTGGAAGACGAGACAACGACCATACAAGGCCAATACTATATGGGCGCCAGCCGGCTTCGGCTAAAGGGCTTTGGGCTGGCGCAGGATGACTTTGGCAGAGGTTATAGCTCCATGTACAGCCTGATTTCGACGCCATTTACCGAGCTGAAAATCGACCGCGCCTTCGTCAGCGGCGCCGCCAGCGATGAAGGCCGGGCGGCGGCGCTGGTGTCGTCGGTGCAGCTCGGACGCCAATTGGGACTGCAGGTGACCGCCGAGGGAGTGGAAACCAGCAAGGACCTTGAATTCCTCAGGCGCATCGGCTGCGACTGCGCCCAGGGTTTTCTCATTTCCGCCGCCGTCGACATCAACGCCTTCAGCAACTTGCTTGCCATGGAGCGGCACACCATGGATCCCTCTCTGCTCTAG
- a CDS encoding ATP-binding protein, producing the protein MPVKETQTLTHDVGAAPRAPSLLLHLFAAALLACIVAGAVFFLYFSFSDTVSAYRRQMNAAAYNAQLFFDQREILLRSLSSSSVRNSDREPASETPRYFGNTQQIQVFPLREDANSYDWALILTPRDLHDIALARTQLLFSSMRNGQTSFVVPHQAGDAVGMAPAKQLWIARALAAADPAVQPNGQNPIVWLKPPMGHANQLYLYTPADPTTPRAGWIGLDVGNIDAAVDLSSLHGGSYVLYDQRGMPVVHSPAAAPFLSELGQRAGREDSFGWWGTGLLPQYVVLSKSVGEAGWRLVYYTPISRILGDTAYAIQAALVGTALLFAAVILGVRHIKKKLVAPAVRQYEALADSVALNRRLVEVAPVGLCLLRRADGLPLLSNELARQWLLGDADLLARLLASNDFESGREYALKDGRCVYLTFAPIMYHGLEVVLCGINDITAFKRVERSITQAKLHADAANHAKTVFLTTMSHEIRTPLFGILGTLEMLGLTDMDCQQRQYLETMQQSSATLLRTINDTLDLSRIEAGYLKLESSEFSPAEMLDSVVSSYAARAEAKGLHIYALADVASPTVVVGDATRMRQILNNLVSNAIKFTSSGQIVLRLQVMHIDAQSATLKFQVADTGIGISSEHHAQLFEPYFRAESGQPQAVPGTGLGLAICRRLSELMGGTLTAVSEPGLGTSMSLELTMPVVCEPHAELGIRLDAKPVFVRGAVNDVVNNLCLWLRHWGAVAMPYKTAHHGRLDSGVLVETWPRDATTAVWTGARVVAQPPGGPSRSEGTRNSWMANAHSLASIAAAVRLAQDGVAAKVSLELKASEDALDMHVLVVEDNPVSLQILREQLEHLGCTAVLASNGREALARPDILAFDTILTDLQMPEMDGYDLTRALRSQGYLRPIVGITASAFTDDLRRSSVAGMTTVLLKPLSISALRQALIALKEVI; encoded by the coding sequence ATGCCTGTCAAGGAAACTCAAACTCTCACGCATGATGTCGGGGCAGCTCCCCGGGCGCCATCGCTGCTGCTGCATTTGTTCGCGGCGGCGCTGTTGGCGTGCATTGTCGCGGGCGCGGTTTTTTTCCTGTACTTCTCCTTCAGCGACACGGTTTCCGCGTATCGCCGCCAGATGAATGCGGCGGCCTACAACGCGCAGCTGTTCTTTGACCAACGAGAGATCCTGCTGCGCTCGCTCTCGTCTTCATCGGTCCGGAACTCGGACCGCGAGCCTGCGTCCGAGACGCCGCGCTACTTTGGCAACACCCAGCAAATCCAGGTTTTTCCGCTGCGCGAGGACGCGAACTCGTATGACTGGGCACTGATCCTCACCCCGCGCGATCTGCACGACATCGCCCTGGCCCGCACCCAGCTGCTGTTCAGTTCGATGCGCAATGGCCAGACCTCGTTCGTCGTTCCCCACCAGGCGGGCGATGCGGTCGGCATGGCGCCCGCCAAGCAGTTGTGGATTGCCCGCGCCCTGGCCGCCGCTGATCCGGCGGTGCAGCCGAACGGCCAGAATCCCATCGTCTGGCTCAAGCCGCCGATGGGCCATGCAAACCAGCTGTATCTGTACACGCCCGCGGATCCCACCACGCCGCGCGCCGGCTGGATCGGATTGGACGTGGGCAATATCGATGCAGCGGTCGACTTGTCTTCCCTGCACGGAGGAAGCTACGTCCTGTATGACCAACGCGGTATGCCCGTCGTGCATAGCCCGGCCGCCGCCCCTTTCCTGTCGGAACTCGGCCAGCGCGCCGGACGGGAGGACTCCTTCGGGTGGTGGGGCACGGGGCTGCTGCCGCAGTACGTCGTGCTGAGCAAGTCCGTCGGCGAGGCGGGCTGGCGGCTGGTGTACTACACCCCGATCAGCCGGATCCTGGGCGACACCGCGTATGCCATCCAGGCGGCGCTCGTCGGCACGGCGCTGCTGTTCGCCGCGGTGATCCTCGGCGTGCGCCATATCAAGAAGAAACTGGTCGCGCCCGCCGTCCGGCAGTATGAAGCGCTGGCCGACAGCGTCGCCCTGAACCGGAGGCTGGTGGAAGTCGCGCCGGTCGGACTGTGCCTGCTGCGTCGCGCCGATGGACTGCCCCTGCTGTCGAACGAGCTGGCCAGGCAATGGCTGCTTGGCGATGCGGATCTCCTGGCCAGGCTGCTTGCCTCGAATGACTTTGAATCGGGGCGGGAATACGCCTTGAAGGACGGGCGCTGCGTGTATCTCACCTTTGCCCCCATCATGTATCACGGCCTGGAGGTCGTGCTCTGCGGCATCAACGACATCACGGCCTTCAAGCGGGTCGAACGCTCCATCACCCAGGCCAAACTTCACGCCGACGCGGCGAATCACGCCAAGACGGTGTTCCTGACCACCATGAGCCACGAGATCCGCACGCCCCTGTTCGGCATCCTGGGCACGCTGGAAATGCTGGGCCTCACGGATATGGACTGCCAGCAGCGGCAGTACCTGGAAACCATGCAGCAGTCCTCGGCGACTTTGCTGCGCACCATCAATGACACGCTGGACCTGTCGCGCATCGAAGCCGGATACCTGAAGCTGGAGTCGTCGGAGTTCTCGCCGGCCGAAATGCTGGACAGCGTGGTCAGCAGCTACGCGGCGCGCGCGGAGGCGAAGGGATTGCACATATACGCCCTGGCCGACGTCGCCTCGCCGACGGTGGTGGTCGGCGACGCGACGCGCATGCGCCAGATCCTGAACAACCTGGTCAGCAACGCCATCAAGTTCACGAGTTCCGGCCAGATCGTGCTGCGCCTGCAAGTCATGCATATCGACGCCCAGTCCGCCACCTTGAAATTCCAGGTGGCGGATACGGGCATTGGCATCTCTTCGGAACATCACGCCCAGCTGTTTGAGCCCTACTTCCGGGCCGAGAGCGGCCAACCCCAAGCCGTCCCTGGCACAGGGCTCGGGCTGGCGATCTGCCGGCGGCTGTCCGAGCTGATGGGCGGCACGCTCACGGCCGTCAGCGAACCCGGCCTGGGCACCAGCATGTCGCTCGAACTGACGATGCCCGTAGTCTGTGAGCCGCATGCGGAACTGGGGATACGGCTGGATGCCAAACCTGTCTTCGTGCGCGGGGCGGTGAACGACGTCGTCAATAACCTGTGCCTATGGTTGCGTCACTGGGGCGCCGTGGCGATGCCCTACAAGACGGCGCACCACGGCCGGCTGGACAGCGGCGTGCTGGTTGAAACCTGGCCGCGCGACGCGACGACGGCGGTCTGGACCGGCGCCCGGGTGGTGGCGCAGCCGCCTGGGGGCCCGTCTCGATCGGAAGGGACTCGCAACAGCTGGATGGCCAACGCCCATAGCCTGGCGAGCATTGCCGCCGCGGTTCGTCTTGCGCAGGACGGCGTGGCCGCCAAGGTCTCGCTGGAGCTCAAGGCCTCGGAGGATGCCCTCGACATGCACGTGCTGGTTGTGGAGGACAACCCGGTCAGCCTGCAGATCCTGCGGGAACAGCTGGAACACCTGGGATGCACGGCGGTCCTGGCCTCGAACGGAAGGGAGGCGCTGGCGCGTCCGGACATACTGGCTTTCGACACGATCCTGACCGACCTGCAGATGCCGGAGATGGACGGCTATGACCTGACCCGCGCCCTGCGCAGCCAGGGCTACCTGCGCCCCATTGTCGGAATCACGGCCAGCGCATTCACAGATGACCTGCGGCGCAGCTCCGTGGCGGGCATGACCACCGTGCTGCTCAAACCGCTGTCAATTTCTGCATTGCGCCAAGCCCTAATTGCCCTTAAGGAAGTCATATGA
- the ydiK gene encoding AI-2E family transporter YdiK: MLSALMIGSLYILSPFLPGLIWATTIVVATWPVLLAIQRRCGGRRWIATVAMLLILLFVIVLPLYQAISTLAQHGGAIMAAVKSLPEYALLAPPAWIKSIPLAGPRIAQEWQTLSDAGAGGLLARLEPYLTTAAHWLLGHAAIVGVFVIHMLITVIIAGILYSQGEVAADFMNRFSNRLAGQRGVAAIRLAGSAIRAVALGIVVTAVVQSALGGIGLWIAGVPAAGILTALMVMLCLAQLGPFLPMLGGVAWLFQNDMKLAAAVLLAWAIVVAMLDNLLRPMLIKRGVNLSMLLILSGVLGGMFAFGIVGLFIGPVILAVTSTLLKAWIDEVPPPEAAETVETARE, from the coding sequence ATGCTTTCGGCCTTGATGATCGGCAGTCTTTACATTCTCAGCCCGTTTCTGCCTGGCCTGATCTGGGCAACGACCATTGTCGTCGCGACCTGGCCAGTGCTGCTGGCGATTCAGCGGCGCTGCGGCGGACGCCGCTGGATCGCCACCGTGGCGATGCTGCTCATCCTGCTGTTTGTGATCGTGTTGCCGCTGTACCAGGCCATTTCCACCCTGGCGCAGCACGGCGGAGCGATCATGGCCGCCGTCAAGAGCCTGCCCGAATACGCCTTGCTGGCGCCGCCCGCATGGATAAAGAGCATTCCCCTGGCCGGCCCCCGGATCGCCCAGGAATGGCAAACCTTGTCCGACGCTGGCGCGGGAGGCCTGCTGGCCCGGCTGGAACCCTACCTGACCACGGCCGCGCACTGGCTGCTGGGCCACGCCGCGATTGTCGGCGTGTTCGTGATTCACATGCTCATCACCGTGATCATCGCCGGCATTCTCTACAGCCAGGGCGAAGTCGCGGCAGACTTCATGAACCGATTCTCGAACCGGCTTGCCGGCCAGCGCGGCGTGGCCGCGATCCGTCTGGCCGGATCCGCGATCCGCGCCGTGGCGCTGGGCATCGTCGTCACGGCGGTGGTGCAGTCCGCACTGGGGGGAATCGGCCTGTGGATCGCCGGTGTGCCAGCGGCCGGCATCCTGACCGCGCTCATGGTGATGCTGTGCCTGGCGCAACTTGGGCCGTTCCTGCCCATGCTGGGCGGCGTGGCCTGGCTCTTCCAGAACGACATGAAGCTGGCGGCAGCGGTGCTGCTGGCCTGGGCGATAGTGGTCGCCATGCTGGACAACCTGCTGCGACCCATGCTGATCAAGCGGGGCGTGAACCTGTCGATGCTGCTGATCCTGTCCGGCGTGCTGGGCGGGATGTTTGCGTTCGGCATCGTTGGCCTGTTCATCGGTCCGGTGATCCTGGCGGTCACCTCGACGCTGCTGAAAGCCTGGATCGACGAGGTGCCGCCGCCGGAGGCGGCCGAGACGGTCGAGACGGCCCGCGAATGA
- a CDS encoding RNA pseudouridine synthase, translating to MSNSERLAKRLATEQSCSRGDAERYIEGGWVAVDGKVVEEPGFRVAPAQAVSLLPGARLEDIRPVTVLIHKPAGTYADDQPGSARDLILPENLMPGDRSGQRYLKRMFNGLKLVTPLERAASGLVVYTQEYPVARKLVEEGRHVEQEYIAQVDGQLSEGDLARLQRGMAYEGRAATPMKVSWQNETHLRFALKTPALGFIEYVCDSAGLRLKALRRLRIGRLPMAGLTIGQWRYRLEYERF from the coding sequence ATGAGCAACAGCGAACGCCTGGCCAAGCGGCTGGCCACTGAACAATCTTGTTCGCGCGGGGACGCCGAGCGCTATATAGAAGGCGGCTGGGTCGCTGTCGACGGCAAGGTAGTGGAAGAACCGGGTTTCCGGGTGGCGCCGGCGCAAGCGGTAAGCCTGTTGCCCGGCGCCCGCCTGGAAGACATCCGCCCCGTCACGGTTTTGATTCACAAGCCCGCCGGCACCTATGCCGATGACCAGCCGGGCTCCGCGCGGGACCTGATCCTGCCCGAAAACCTGATGCCGGGCGACCGGTCGGGGCAGCGCTACCTGAAACGCATGTTCAATGGCCTGAAACTCGTAACGCCGCTGGAACGCGCGGCCAGTGGCCTGGTCGTCTACACGCAGGAATACCCCGTGGCCCGGAAACTGGTGGAAGAGGGGCGCCATGTCGAACAGGAATATATCGCCCAGGTGGACGGACAACTGAGCGAAGGCGACCTGGCGCGCCTGCAGCGCGGCATGGCCTATGAAGGGCGCGCCGCCACGCCGATGAAGGTCAGCTGGCAGAACGAAACCCATCTGCGGTTTGCGCTCAAGACCCCGGCGCTGGGGTTTATCGAGTACGTCTGCGATTCGGCGGGGCTGCGGCTGAAAGCCTTGCGGCGCCTGCGCATTGGACGCTTGCCCATGGCGGGTCTTACGATCGGGCAGTGGCGGTATCGGCTGGAATATGAGCGGTTCTGA
- a CDS encoding S66 peptidase family protein, whose amino-acid sequence MPALRPGARIAIVAPASAVPDASDLAAQWLEARGFVAEVMPASRVRLESPYDYLAGTDAQRLDDLHAAFASPDIGAVWCLQGGFGSWRLLDKLDFGLLRQHPKPFIGYSDITALHLAMQRHAGFVTFHGPMLAQDLLAGKREPTESHLLAMIGGQIGQGAWIEPPPGARPVELVAGTASGRLVGGNLALIAALTGSRNEIDTRDAILFFEDVNEALPRVDRLLSQLAAAGKFDGVKGVLVGNFTRILGTQMDDAQAQGLLYPMVLEQFGARGIPVLAGWPSGHGDPNLTLPLGARVTLDTGRGALRLDQAVTII is encoded by the coding sequence GTGCCCGCGCTCAGGCCCGGCGCGCGGATCGCCATCGTGGCCCCGGCGTCCGCCGTGCCCGACGCCAGCGATCTTGCCGCGCAATGGCTGGAGGCCCGCGGTTTCGTGGCGGAGGTCATGCCGGCCTCCCGCGTCCGGCTGGAGTCGCCGTATGACTACCTGGCGGGCACCGACGCGCAGCGCCTGGACGACCTGCACGCGGCGTTTGCGTCGCCGGATATCGGCGCGGTGTGGTGCCTGCAAGGCGGCTTCGGTTCGTGGCGGCTCTTGGACAAGCTGGATTTCGGGCTGTTGCGCCAGCACCCCAAGCCCTTCATCGGCTATAGCGACATCACCGCGCTGCACCTGGCCATGCAAAGGCATGCGGGCTTCGTGACGTTCCACGGGCCGATGCTGGCGCAGGATCTGCTGGCCGGCAAGCGCGAACCCACGGAGTCGCACCTGCTGGCGATGATCGGCGGGCAGATCGGGCAGGGCGCCTGGATCGAACCTCCGCCCGGTGCCCGGCCGGTGGAGTTGGTTGCAGGCACGGCTAGCGGCCGGCTGGTCGGAGGCAATCTTGCCCTTATCGCCGCGCTGACCGGGTCCCGCAACGAGATAGATACCCGCGACGCCATCCTCTTCTTCGAAGACGTCAACGAGGCCTTGCCGCGGGTTGACCGTCTGCTGAGCCAGCTTGCCGCGGCCGGCAAGTTCGACGGGGTCAAAGGGGTGCTGGTCGGTAATTTCACCCGCATCCTGGGGACGCAGATGGATGACGCGCAGGCGCAGGGGCTGCTTTATCCCATGGTGCTCGAGCAATTCGGCGCCCGCGGCATACCGGTGCTGGCCGGCTGGCCCAGCGGCCACGGCGATCCCAACCTCACGCTGCCGCTGGGAGCTCGGGTGACGCTGGACACCGGGCGCGGTGCGCTGCGGCTGGACCAGGCGGTAACGATCATCTAG
- a CDS encoding helix-turn-helix transcriptional regulator has protein sequence MKKKIEPSFDAAEALVRLGANIRTARLRRSETEATLASRMGVSRATITRLERGDGGVSLTLALEALLQYGFGDQVFALGDPDQDGVGKRLDAVRRPSRGSGRPLHSHRVDPSSL, from the coding sequence ATGAAAAAGAAGATCGAACCCAGTTTCGATGCGGCCGAAGCCCTGGTCCGGCTGGGCGCCAACATCCGTACCGCCCGGTTGCGCCGCAGCGAGACTGAAGCCACGCTGGCCAGTCGCATGGGCGTGTCGCGCGCCACCATCACCCGGCTCGAACGGGGCGATGGCGGTGTTTCGCTGACGCTCGCGCTTGAAGCGCTGCTGCAATACGGCTTTGGCGATCAGGTCTTCGCCCTGGGAGACCCCGATCAGGACGGCGTGGGCAAACGCCTGGATGCCGTGCGCCGTCCCAGCCGGGGCAGCGGCAGGCCGCTGCACTCGCATCGTGTCGATCCCTCCAGCCTGTAA